A genomic window from Scophthalmus maximus strain ysfricsl-2021 chromosome 17, ASM2237912v1, whole genome shotgun sequence includes:
- the LOC118288624 gene encoding pentraxin fusion protein-like, protein MRLPAVVLLAAISTALAGGVTVKTLVSPTETSNSYVEMVPVKPRTLRAFTLCMRVASKLKGEREVNLFAYRTRDSDELKVRRELDGRLSFYLSGVPALFEVPQLGALETHLCITCDSKSGAATLFMDGSKSMTKIYKKGHALHSGGRVVIRQDPDSNLGKFDAKQSFVGEMHDVNMWDSVLSASTIRDIYSGDRGPRGNVFRLIHRRAQSQRASGHRPPHPPPHRPPHRPPKRP, encoded by the exons ATGAGACTTCCAGCCGTCGTTCTTCTCGCCGCCATCTCCACGGCGTTGGCCG GTGGCGTCACCGTAAAGACCCTGGTGTCCCCGACGGAGACGAGTAACAGCTACGTGGAGATGGTCCCTGTGAAGCCCCGGACCCTGAGGGCCTTCACTCTGTGCATGCGCGTGGCCTCGAAGCTCAAGGGGGAGCGGGAGGTCAACCTGTTCGCGTACCGGACCAGAGACTCCGACGAGCTGAAAGTGAGGCGTGAGCTGGACGgcag gttgTCCTTCTACCTGAGCGGAGTGCCAGCTTTATTCGAAGTCCCTCAGCTCGGTGCCCTGGAGACCCACCTGTGCATCACCTGTGATTCCAAATCGGGTGCGGCCACCCTCTTCATGGACGGGAGTAAAAGCATGACCAAGATCTACAAGAAGGGCCACGCTCTCCACTCCGGGGGCAGGGTCGTCATCAGACAAGACCCGGACTCCAACTTGGGCAAATTTGACGCCAAACAGAGTTTCGTCGGGGAGATGCATGACGTCAACATGTGGGACTCTGTCCTCTCAGCAAGCACGATCCGAGACATTTACTCCGGGGACAGAGGTCCGAGAGGGAACGTCTTTCGACTGATACACCGTAGAGCTCAGAGTCAACGGGCAAGTGGACATCgtccccctcatcccccccctCATCGTCCCCCTCATCGTCCCCCTAAACGCCCCTAG
- the tsen54 gene encoding tRNA-splicing endonuclease subunit Sen54 isoform X1 — translation MADQNKSDAERSSFSEVLSPSELFAARSRSHKIPVRGQKDFLPDGSEEQRQRLEQSLSEHWSLVSEERVERLPSELFAARSRSHKIPVRGQKDFLPDGSEEQRQRLEQSLSEHWSLVSEERVERLGNLVKATWIPGDQMVELQSPAGKFWQTMGFSDKGKQCLLPEEALYLMECGNLQVFYQDLPLSIQDGYERFLSSRTVSLRQYQVFGHLKRLGYVVHRFDASSEPSSYARQLNLPPSRDRAGKQLKRKRSGSPTATATASCSHSEAQEVSTAERMEEEEGEEDRKLPESHLTTSAETPEVQTSTATAAGPAGGAGGVGGRSWWAAAVLRAWDQGSSHNPTSASPCWDHRSIPFPDLGSRGVGDRLASPDPSLLPAGVAVGVCNVAPWRRKINLRQVKMSSKEQKGRRRWDVNKDKQVRRCRNWAEYQELQARRRGGRRKGRPAHLWNAAVAPLHDPRRPIPTKELLDKISVVKSTNLLEGASRLTGSDEWRLCFSVYQPDTVAEFKKSNPGKPYSRICVCSFDGPVPDLRALKLLASQSADVPVVFAVVDQGDISFYTFKDYQLPTDVHT, via the exons ATGGCGGACCAAAACAAGTCGGACGCGGAGAGGAGCTCCTTCAGTGAAGTGTTAAG CCCGTCCGAGCTGTTCGCCGCGCGGTCCAGGAGCCACAAGATCCCGGTCCGAGGGCAGAAGGACTTCCTGCCCGACGGCTcggaggagcagcggcagcggctgGAGCAGAGTCTGAGCGAACACTGGAGCCTGGTATCGGAGGAGAGAGTGGAGCGGCT CCCGTCCGAGCTGTTCGCCGCGCGGTCCAGGAGCCACAAGATCCCGGTCCGAGGGCAGAAGGACTTCCTGCCCGACGGCTcggaggagcagcggcagcggctgGAGCAGAGTCTGAGCGAACACTGGAGCCTGGTATCGGAGGAGAGAGTGGAGCGGCT AGGAAACCTAGTGAAGGCCACATGGATCCCAGGAGACCAGATGGTGGAGCTTCAGTCTCCAGCT GGAAAGTTTTGGCAGACGATGGGCTTTTCTGACAAAGGCAAACAGTGTCTCCTCCCTGAAGAAGCTCTGTACCTGatggagtgt ggaAACCTGCAGGTGTTCTATCAGGACTTGCCGCTGTCCATCCAGGACGGCTACGAGAGATTTCTGTCCTCCCGCACCGTGAGCCTGCGGCAGTATCAG GTGTTCGGGCATTTGAAGAGACTCGGCTACGTGGTGCACAGGTTCGATGCCAG TTCGGAGCCGTCGTCCTATGCGAGGCAGCTCAACCTGCCGCCGTCACGTGACAGAGCTGGAAAACAGCTGAAGAGGAAACGCAGCGGCAGCCCCACGGCCACCGCCACCGCCTCGTGCAG TCACAGTGAAGCACAAGAGGTTTCCACCGctgagaggatggaggaggaagaaggcgAGGAAGATAGAAAACTTCCAGAGTCACACTTGACAACCTCGGCAGAGACTCCGGAGGTCCAGACCTCCACCGCGACCGCCGCAGGTCCAGCAGGTGGTGCCGGCGGGGTTGGGGGCAGGAGCTGGTGGGCGGCAGCTGTTCTCAGGGCCTGGGACCAAGGATCAAGTCACAACCCCACCTCTGCTTCCCCCTGCTGGGACCACAGATCCATCCCGTTCCCAGACCTGGGCTCCAGGGGGGTGGGCGACCGCCTAGCGTCTCCAGACCCGTCTCTGCTGCCTGCAGGTGTGGCCGTGGGAGTGTGTAACGTTGCCCCCTGGAGGCGGAAAATAAACCTGCGGCAGGTGAAGATGTCTTCAAAGGAGCAGAaggggcggcggcggtgggacgtcaacaaagacaaacag GTGCGTCGGTGCCGGAACTGGGCCGAGTACCAGGAGCTGCAGGCTAGGCGTCGGGGCGGGAGGCGCAAAGGTCGACCGGCTCACCTGTGGAACGCAGCAGTCGCTCCTCTACACGACCCGAGACGACCGATCCCCACCA AGGAACTGTTGGATAAAATCAGTGTGGTAAAGTCTACAAATCTGCTCGAGGGGGCGTCCAG GTTAACAGGCTCGGACGAGTGGAGgctttgtttcagtgtttaccAGCCGGACACGGTGGCCGAGTTCAAGAAGAGCAACCCGGGCAAACCGTACTCCcgcatttgtgtgtgcag TTTCGACGGCCCCGTGCCCGACCTGCGAGCCCTCAAGCTGCTGGCCTCGCAGAGCGCCGACGTCCCGGTGGTGTTTGCGGTGGTCGACCAAGGAGACATCTCCTTTTACACCTTCAAAGACTATCAGCTGCCGACCGATGTGCACACATGA
- the LOC118288620 gene encoding 5-hydroxytryptamine receptor 3A-like, with protein sequence MLTFGFSCASTMGRVQFKKRLLTLSRRQTAMSGLATLTVLAFIVSGGWGVSSSQDCSYSGLLTHLNLVPQNEALSIVRPVKNWTSTILVRLDMVLLGILDVDEKSQTVTTHVWIQTVWLNEFLTWNSSNFCGIKTLTVPRKMLWIPDIAIQEGVSDTGSDLESPMVTLTPNGMVFASKRQRLTSTCQLDLYLFPFDVQRCNITFASMNYFAESLELGTTNSDETLTLVSERLMVTQGEWQLTNIAINNYTLTKSVFSESRLIYTVTITRKPMLYVVNFILPLFYFLLLDLASFFIRGEKLSFKVTVLLSISVLLLILKDMLPSTEENLPFMASYCVAVFTLVGLSVLEVMLVNFLMELDGYCGEQAQRSVNTREVEIQLEADSQKQPAGAEERGRVTLAKTPGDHRDLLKLILEEVRAARQETGRPEDGRKPGCYTRLAEIIDTVYFVLYFLTVVIYLACLYISWQGHYTTLG encoded by the exons ATGTTGACTTTTGGCTTCAGCTGCGCGTCAACAATGGGACGCGTGCAG TTTAAAAAGCGTTTGCTCACATTGAGCAGAAGGCAAACAGCCATGTCCGGCCTGGCGACGCTCACTGTTCTCGCTTTCATCG tgtccGGAGGTTGGGGTGTCTCCAGCAGTCAGGACTGCTCATACTCCGGACTTCTGACTCACTTGAACCTGGTTCCACAAAACGAGGCTCTGTCAATCGTGCGACCGGTGAAAAACTGGACCTCGACGATTCTCGTCCGGCTGGACATGGTGTTGTTGGGTATCTTGGATGTG GACGAGAAGTCCCAGACCGTCACCACTCACGTCTGGATCCAAACG GTGTGGCTCAATGAATTCCTGACCTGGAACTCCTCAAACTTCTGTGGGATAAAAACGCTGACGGTTCCGAGGAAGATGCTCTGGATCCCAGATATAGCCATCCAAGAGgg TGTGTCAGACACAGGCAGTGATCTGGAGAGTCCAATGGTCACGTTGACCCCGAACGGCATGGTGTTTGCTAGCAAGCGCCAGcgtctcacctccacctgtcagCTCGATCTCTACCTGTTCCCCTTCGACGTACAACGTTGTAACATCACATTTGCATCCATGAACTACTTTG cgGAATCTTTGGAACTGGGGACGACCAACAGTGATGAGACCCTGACTTTAGTCTCTGAGCGGTTAATGGTCACACAGGGAGAATGGCAGCTCACCAACATAGCAATAAATAATTATACTCTgaccaaaagtgttttttctgaaAGCAGGCTCATCTACACG GTCACGATCACGAGAAAGCCAATGCTATATGTCGTAAATTTCATCCTGcccctgttttattttctgctccTGGATCTGGCCTCGTTCTTCATCAGAGGCGAGAAGCTCAGCTTCAAAGTGACCGTGCTCCTGTCCATCTCCGTGCTCCTGCTGATTCTGAAGGACATGTTGCCCTCCACTGAGGAGAACCTGCCGTTTATGG CCAGCTACTGCGTGGCCGTGTTCACCCTGGTGGGGTTGAGCGTCCTGGAGGTCATGCTGGTGAACTTCTTGATGGAGCTCGACGGTTACTGTGGCGAACAGGCTCAACGCTCCGTCAATACCCGAGAAGTGGAAATTCAGCTGGAGGCCGACTCTCAGAAAC agccagCTGGAGCTGAGGAGAGAGGCCGGGTGACTCTGGCGAAGACGCCCGGCGACCACCGCGACCTGCTGAAGCTCATCCTGGAGGAAGTGAGGGCGGCTCGACAGGAAACCGGAAGACCGGAAGACGGGAGAAAGCCCGGATGCTACACGAGACTGGCTGAAATCATTGACACGGTCTACTTTGTCCTGTATTTCTTGACGGTTGTGATTTATCTGGCATGCTTGTATATTAGCTGGCAAGGACACTACACAACATTGGGGTAA
- the LOC118288622 gene encoding pentraxin fusion protein-like, with protein sequence MRLPAVVLLAAISTALAGGVTVKTLVSPTETSNSYVEMVPVKPRTLRAFTLCMRVASKLKGEREVNLFAYRTRDSDELKVRRELDGRLSFYLSGVPVLFEVPQLGALETHLCITCDSKSGAATLFMDGSKSMTKIYKKGHALHSGGRVVIRQDPDSNLGKFDAKQSFVGEMHDVNMWDSVLSASTIRDMYSGDRGPRGNVFRLIHRRAQSQRAGGRPPPRRPPHRPPHPPPHRPPRRPRHRP encoded by the exons ATGAGACTTCCAGCCGTCGTTCTTCTCGCCGCCATCTCCACGGCGTTGGCCG GTGGCGTCACCGTAAAGACCCTGGTGTCCCCGACGGAGACGAGTAACAGCTACGTGGAGATGGTCCCTGTGAAGCCCCGGACCCTGAGGGCCTTCACTCTGTGCATGCGCGTGGCCTCGAAGCTCAAGGGGGAGCGGGAGGTCAACCTGTTCGCGTACCGGACCAGAGACTCCGACGAGCTGAAAGTGAGGCGTGAGCTGGACGgcag gttgTCCTTCTACCTGAGCGGAGTGCCAGTTTTATTCGAAGTCCCTCAGCTCGGTGCCCTGGAGACCCACCTGTGCATCACCTGCGATTCCAAATCGGGTGCGGCCACCCTCTTCATGGACGGGAGTAAAAGCATGACCAAGATCTACAAGAAGGGCCACGCTCTCCACTCCGGGGGCAGGGTCGTCATCAGACAAGACCCGGACTCCAACTTGGGCAAATTTGACGCCAAACAGAGTTTCGTCGGGGAGATGCATGATGTCAACATGTGGGACTCTGTCCTCTCAGCAAGCACGATCCGAGACATGTACTCCGGGGACAGAGGTCCGAGAGGGAACGTCTTTCGACTGATACACCGTAGAGCTCAGAGTCAACGGGCAGGTGGACGTCCTCCCCCTCGTCGTCCCCCTCATCgtccccctcatcccccccctCATCGTCCCCCTCGTCGTCCCCGTCATCGTCCCTAG
- the tsen54 gene encoding tRNA-splicing endonuclease subunit Sen54 isoform X2 → MADQNKSDAERSSFSEVLSPSELFAARSRSHKIPVRGQKDFLPDGSEEQRQRLEQSLSEHWSLVSEERVERLPSELFAARSRSHKIPVRGQKDFLPDGSEEQRQRLEQSLSEHWSLVSEERVERLGNLVKATWIPGDQMVELQSPAGKFWQTMGFSDKGKQCLLPEEALYLMECGNLQVFYQDLPLSIQDGYERFLSSRTVSLRQYQVFGHLKRLGYVVHRFDASSEPSSYARQLNLPPSRDRAGKQLKRKRSGSPTATATASCSHSEAQEVSTAERMEEEEGEEDRKLPESHLTTSAETPEVQTSTATAAGPAGGAGGVGGRSWWAAAVLRAWDQGSSHNPTSASPCWDHRSIPFPDLGSRGVGDRLASPDPSLLPAGVAVGVCNVAPWRRKINLRQVKMSSKEQKGRRRWDVNKDKQVRRCRNWAEYQELQARRRGGRRKGRPAHLWNAAVAPLHDPRRPIPTKELLDKISVVKSTNLLEGASRLTGSDEWRLCFSVYQPDTVAEFKKSNPGKPYSRICVCRGLNLNDAEQSRTVI, encoded by the exons ATGGCGGACCAAAACAAGTCGGACGCGGAGAGGAGCTCCTTCAGTGAAGTGTTAAG CCCGTCCGAGCTGTTCGCCGCGCGGTCCAGGAGCCACAAGATCCCGGTCCGAGGGCAGAAGGACTTCCTGCCCGACGGCTcggaggagcagcggcagcggctgGAGCAGAGTCTGAGCGAACACTGGAGCCTGGTATCGGAGGAGAGAGTGGAGCGGCT CCCGTCCGAGCTGTTCGCCGCGCGGTCCAGGAGCCACAAGATCCCGGTCCGAGGGCAGAAGGACTTCCTGCCCGACGGCTcggaggagcagcggcagcggctgGAGCAGAGTCTGAGCGAACACTGGAGCCTGGTATCGGAGGAGAGAGTGGAGCGGCT AGGAAACCTAGTGAAGGCCACATGGATCCCAGGAGACCAGATGGTGGAGCTTCAGTCTCCAGCT GGAAAGTTTTGGCAGACGATGGGCTTTTCTGACAAAGGCAAACAGTGTCTCCTCCCTGAAGAAGCTCTGTACCTGatggagtgt ggaAACCTGCAGGTGTTCTATCAGGACTTGCCGCTGTCCATCCAGGACGGCTACGAGAGATTTCTGTCCTCCCGCACCGTGAGCCTGCGGCAGTATCAG GTGTTCGGGCATTTGAAGAGACTCGGCTACGTGGTGCACAGGTTCGATGCCAG TTCGGAGCCGTCGTCCTATGCGAGGCAGCTCAACCTGCCGCCGTCACGTGACAGAGCTGGAAAACAGCTGAAGAGGAAACGCAGCGGCAGCCCCACGGCCACCGCCACCGCCTCGTGCAG TCACAGTGAAGCACAAGAGGTTTCCACCGctgagaggatggaggaggaagaaggcgAGGAAGATAGAAAACTTCCAGAGTCACACTTGACAACCTCGGCAGAGACTCCGGAGGTCCAGACCTCCACCGCGACCGCCGCAGGTCCAGCAGGTGGTGCCGGCGGGGTTGGGGGCAGGAGCTGGTGGGCGGCAGCTGTTCTCAGGGCCTGGGACCAAGGATCAAGTCACAACCCCACCTCTGCTTCCCCCTGCTGGGACCACAGATCCATCCCGTTCCCAGACCTGGGCTCCAGGGGGGTGGGCGACCGCCTAGCGTCTCCAGACCCGTCTCTGCTGCCTGCAGGTGTGGCCGTGGGAGTGTGTAACGTTGCCCCCTGGAGGCGGAAAATAAACCTGCGGCAGGTGAAGATGTCTTCAAAGGAGCAGAaggggcggcggcggtgggacgtcaacaaagacaaacag GTGCGTCGGTGCCGGAACTGGGCCGAGTACCAGGAGCTGCAGGCTAGGCGTCGGGGCGGGAGGCGCAAAGGTCGACCGGCTCACCTGTGGAACGCAGCAGTCGCTCCTCTACACGACCCGAGACGACCGATCCCCACCA AGGAACTGTTGGATAAAATCAGTGTGGTAAAGTCTACAAATCTGCTCGAGGGGGCGTCCAG GTTAACAGGCTCGGACGAGTGGAGgctttgtttcagtgtttaccAGCCGGACACGGTGGCCGAGTTCAAGAAGAGCAACCCGGGCAAACCGTACTCCcgcatttgtgtgtgcag GGGTTTGAATTTGAACGACGCTGAACAGAGTCGAACTGTAATTTAA
- the tsen54 gene encoding tRNA-splicing endonuclease subunit Sen54 isoform X3 — protein MADQNKSDAERSSFSEVLSPSELFAARSRSHKIPVRGQKDFLPDGSEEQRQRLEQSLSEHWSLVSEERVERLGNLVKATWIPGDQMVELQSPAGKFWQTMGFSDKGKQCLLPEEALYLMECGNLQVFYQDLPLSIQDGYERFLSSRTVSLRQYQVFGHLKRLGYVVHRFDASSEPSSYARQLNLPPSRDRAGKQLKRKRSGSPTATATASCSHSEAQEVSTAERMEEEEGEEDRKLPESHLTTSAETPEVQTSTATAAGPAGGAGGVGGRSWWAAAVLRAWDQGSSHNPTSASPCWDHRSIPFPDLGSRGVGDRLASPDPSLLPAGVAVGVCNVAPWRRKINLRQVKMSSKEQKGRRRWDVNKDKQVRRCRNWAEYQELQARRRGGRRKGRPAHLWNAAVAPLHDPRRPIPTKELLDKISVVKSTNLLEGASRLTGSDEWRLCFSVYQPDTVAEFKKSNPGKPYSRICVCSFDGPVPDLRALKLLASQSADVPVVFAVVDQGDISFYTFKDYQLPTDVHT, from the exons ATGGCGGACCAAAACAAGTCGGACGCGGAGAGGAGCTCCTTCAGTGAAGTGTTAAG CCCGTCCGAGCTGTTCGCCGCGCGGTCCAGGAGCCACAAGATCCCGGTCCGAGGGCAGAAGGACTTCCTGCCCGACGGCTcggaggagcagcggcagcggctgGAGCAGAGTCTGAGCGAACACTGGAGCCTGGTATCGGAGGAGAGAGTGGAGCGGCT AGGAAACCTAGTGAAGGCCACATGGATCCCAGGAGACCAGATGGTGGAGCTTCAGTCTCCAGCT GGAAAGTTTTGGCAGACGATGGGCTTTTCTGACAAAGGCAAACAGTGTCTCCTCCCTGAAGAAGCTCTGTACCTGatggagtgt ggaAACCTGCAGGTGTTCTATCAGGACTTGCCGCTGTCCATCCAGGACGGCTACGAGAGATTTCTGTCCTCCCGCACCGTGAGCCTGCGGCAGTATCAG GTGTTCGGGCATTTGAAGAGACTCGGCTACGTGGTGCACAGGTTCGATGCCAG TTCGGAGCCGTCGTCCTATGCGAGGCAGCTCAACCTGCCGCCGTCACGTGACAGAGCTGGAAAACAGCTGAAGAGGAAACGCAGCGGCAGCCCCACGGCCACCGCCACCGCCTCGTGCAG TCACAGTGAAGCACAAGAGGTTTCCACCGctgagaggatggaggaggaagaaggcgAGGAAGATAGAAAACTTCCAGAGTCACACTTGACAACCTCGGCAGAGACTCCGGAGGTCCAGACCTCCACCGCGACCGCCGCAGGTCCAGCAGGTGGTGCCGGCGGGGTTGGGGGCAGGAGCTGGTGGGCGGCAGCTGTTCTCAGGGCCTGGGACCAAGGATCAAGTCACAACCCCACCTCTGCTTCCCCCTGCTGGGACCACAGATCCATCCCGTTCCCAGACCTGGGCTCCAGGGGGGTGGGCGACCGCCTAGCGTCTCCAGACCCGTCTCTGCTGCCTGCAGGTGTGGCCGTGGGAGTGTGTAACGTTGCCCCCTGGAGGCGGAAAATAAACCTGCGGCAGGTGAAGATGTCTTCAAAGGAGCAGAaggggcggcggcggtgggacgtcaacaaagacaaacag GTGCGTCGGTGCCGGAACTGGGCCGAGTACCAGGAGCTGCAGGCTAGGCGTCGGGGCGGGAGGCGCAAAGGTCGACCGGCTCACCTGTGGAACGCAGCAGTCGCTCCTCTACACGACCCGAGACGACCGATCCCCACCA AGGAACTGTTGGATAAAATCAGTGTGGTAAAGTCTACAAATCTGCTCGAGGGGGCGTCCAG GTTAACAGGCTCGGACGAGTGGAGgctttgtttcagtgtttaccAGCCGGACACGGTGGCCGAGTTCAAGAAGAGCAACCCGGGCAAACCGTACTCCcgcatttgtgtgtgcag TTTCGACGGCCCCGTGCCCGACCTGCGAGCCCTCAAGCTGCTGGCCTCGCAGAGCGCCGACGTCCCGGTGGTGTTTGCGGTGGTCGACCAAGGAGACATCTCCTTTTACACCTTCAAAGACTATCAGCTGCCGACCGATGTGCACACATGA